One stretch of Pseudomonas sp. NC02 DNA includes these proteins:
- the ftsX gene encoding permease-like cell division protein FtsX has product MSATRSPKVSERVAPKAADPQPQKKKRDEDDGPDFGTLVHAWIESHRASLVDSLRRLGKQPIGSFFTCLVMAVALSLPMGLSLLLNNVERLGGSWQRAAQISLYLNLDASAQDGESLRDQIKGIPGVAEAEYISRDQALEEFQQQSGLGEALKELPQNPLPGVVLVTPNEVDKTTLEALRQKLAELPKVQQAQLDLVWVERLAAILKLGDRFVFGLTVLLVSALLLVIGNTIRLHIENRRTEIEVIKLVGGTDSYVRRPFLYMGALYGFGAGILSWGVLAFGLNWLNDAVVGLAGLYGSDFALAGVPAADGLSLLLGAVLLGYIGAWIAVARHLRELAPK; this is encoded by the coding sequence ATGAGTGCAACACGCAGCCCGAAGGTTTCCGAGCGCGTCGCGCCAAAGGCGGCCGACCCGCAGCCACAGAAGAAAAAACGCGACGAAGACGATGGCCCGGATTTCGGCACCCTGGTGCATGCCTGGATCGAAAGCCACCGTGCCAGCCTGGTAGACAGCCTGCGCCGCCTCGGCAAGCAGCCGATCGGCAGCTTTTTTACCTGCCTGGTCATGGCCGTGGCCTTGAGCCTGCCCATGGGCTTGTCATTGCTGCTGAACAATGTCGAGCGCCTTGGCGGTTCGTGGCAGCGGGCGGCGCAGATTTCCCTGTACCTGAACCTGGATGCCAGCGCCCAGGACGGTGAGTCCCTGCGCGACCAGATCAAGGGCATTCCGGGTGTGGCCGAGGCTGAGTACATCAGCCGCGATCAAGCCCTGGAAGAGTTCCAGCAACAGTCCGGCCTGGGCGAGGCGCTCAAGGAGTTGCCGCAAAACCCGCTGCCGGGCGTGGTGCTGGTCACCCCGAACGAGGTCGACAAGACCACCCTGGAAGCCCTGCGACAAAAACTCGCAGAGCTGCCGAAGGTCCAACAGGCACAACTTGATCTAGTCTGGGTAGAGCGGTTGGCCGCGATTCTCAAGCTGGGCGACCGGTTTGTGTTCGGCCTGACGGTGTTGCTGGTGTCTGCATTACTTTTGGTGATAGGCAATACCATTCGTCTTCATATTGAAAACCGCCGCACCGAGATAGAAGTGATTAAACTCGTCGGCGGCACGGACAGCTATGTGCGTCGGCCTTTTCTGTACATGGGCGCGCTGTATGGCTTCGGTGCGGGAATTTTGTCCTGGGGCGTACTGGCTTTTGGCCTGAACTGGCTGAACGATGCGGTGGTGGGGCTTGCCGGTTTGTACGGCAGCGATTTTGCCCTGGCCGGCGTGCCGGCAGCCGATGGTCTGTCATTGTTGCTTGGGGCAGTGCTCTTGGGGTATATCGGTGCTTGGATTGCGGTCGCACGGCATTTACGTGAGCTGGCACCGAAGTAG
- the ftsE gene encoding cell division ATP-binding protein FtsE has product MIRFEQVGKRYANGHVGLHELSFRVRRGEFLFVTGHSGAGKSTLLRLLLAMERPTTGKLLLAGQDLATISNAQIPFLRRQIGVVFQNHQLLFDRTVFNNIALPLQILGLSKAEIVKRVDSALERVALSDKTDLYPGDLSTGQQQRVGIARAIVHRPALLLADEPTGNLDPRLAAEIMGVFEDINRLGTSVLIASHDLALIARMRHRMLTLQRGRLIGDGEAGV; this is encoded by the coding sequence ATGATTCGTTTCGAACAGGTCGGTAAACGCTACGCCAACGGGCATGTCGGCTTGCATGAGCTGAGTTTCCGGGTGCGTCGCGGCGAATTCTTGTTTGTGACCGGCCATTCGGGTGCCGGTAAAAGTACCTTGTTGCGCCTGCTGCTGGCCATGGAACGCCCAACCACCGGCAAACTGCTGCTGGCGGGCCAGGACCTGGCAACCATCAGCAACGCACAGATTCCATTCCTGCGCCGCCAGATCGGCGTGGTGTTCCAGAACCACCAGTTGCTGTTCGATCGCACGGTGTTCAACAACATCGCCTTGCCGTTGCAGATTCTCGGTCTGTCCAAGGCCGAAATCGTCAAGCGCGTGGATTCGGCCCTGGAGCGCGTGGCGCTGTCGGACAAGACCGACCTGTACCCAGGCGACCTGTCCACCGGCCAGCAACAGCGCGTCGGCATCGCCCGCGCCATCGTCCATCGCCCGGCCTTGCTGCTGGCGGACGAACCCACCGGTAACCTCGACCCGCGCCTGGCCGCAGAAATCATGGGCGTGTTCGAAGACATCAACCGCCTGGGCACCAGCGTGCTGATCGCCAGTCACGACCTGGCGCTGATCGCCCGCATGCGCCACCGCATGCTGACCCTGCAACGCGGCCGCCTGATCGGTGACGGGGAGGCTGGGGTATGA
- the ftsY gene encoding signal recognition particle-docking protein FtsY — MFGSNDDKKTPAAAGEKKGLFGWLRKKPQETVVEQPQVQAEPIPESIVEAEPVAETPAPVVLPMAEPVLQPVVEPEPAPEPEPEHKPWLVLPVAEEPVALVEDEQAAHVTPPIPALVEPVPVVVQAPPVVEVPAPVVAEPVPVAVAAPAVIEEPAVPAETGKTGFFARLKQGLSKTSASIGEGMASLFLGKKTIDDELLEDIETRLLTADVGVEATAVIIQSLTQKVARKQLTDADALYKSLQAELANMLKPVEAPLIIDTQKKPFVILVVGVNGAGKTTTIGKLAKKLQLEGKKVMLAAGDTFRAAAVEQLQVWGERNKIPVIAQHTGADSASVIFDAVQAAKARNIDVLIADTAGRLHTKDNLMEELKKVRRVIGKLDADAPHEVLLVLDAGTGQNAISQAKQFHQTVQLTGLALTKLDGTAKGGVIFALAKQFGLPIRYIGVGEGIDDLRTFEAEPFVQALFAERERS; from the coding sequence ATGTTTGGTTCCAACGACGACAAGAAGACCCCAGCTGCGGCTGGCGAGAAAAAAGGCCTGTTCGGATGGCTGCGCAAAAAGCCGCAGGAAACCGTCGTCGAACAGCCGCAGGTTCAAGCTGAACCGATCCCCGAATCCATAGTAGAAGCCGAACCGGTTGCCGAAACACCGGCCCCGGTGGTGTTGCCGATGGCCGAGCCGGTGTTGCAGCCGGTGGTTGAGCCAGAACCTGCGCCAGAGCCAGAGCCAGAGCACAAGCCATGGCTGGTGTTGCCGGTGGCAGAAGAGCCTGTAGCACTGGTTGAAGACGAGCAGGCCGCGCATGTGACGCCGCCGATTCCGGCCCTCGTGGAGCCTGTGCCCGTTGTGGTCCAGGCGCCGCCAGTGGTTGAGGTGCCTGCACCGGTGGTCGCCGAACCTGTTCCGGTCGCGGTCGCCGCGCCAGCAGTCATCGAAGAGCCTGCTGTTCCTGCCGAAACCGGCAAGACCGGTTTCTTTGCCCGCCTCAAGCAAGGCCTGAGCAAGACCAGCGCCAGCATCGGCGAAGGCATGGCCAGCCTGTTTCTCGGCAAAAAGACCATCGATGACGAGCTGCTGGAGGACATCGAAACCCGCCTGCTGACCGCCGACGTGGGCGTCGAAGCCACCGCCGTGATCATCCAGAGCCTGACCCAGAAGGTCGCGCGCAAGCAGCTGACCGACGCCGATGCGCTCTACAAGTCGCTGCAGGCCGAGCTGGCCAACATGCTCAAGCCGGTGGAAGCGCCGCTGATCATCGATACGCAGAAAAAGCCGTTTGTGATCCTGGTGGTTGGCGTCAACGGCGCCGGCAAGACCACCACCATCGGCAAGCTGGCGAAGAAGCTGCAACTGGAAGGCAAGAAAGTCATGCTCGCCGCCGGTGACACCTTCCGTGCCGCCGCCGTGGAGCAATTGCAGGTCTGGGGCGAGCGCAACAAGATCCCGGTCATCGCCCAGCACACCGGCGCCGATTCGGCTTCGGTGATCTTCGATGCGGTGCAGGCCGCCAAAGCGCGCAACATTGATGTGCTGATCGCCGATACCGCCGGTCGCCTGCACACCAAAGACAACCTGATGGAAGAGCTGAAGAAAGTTCGCCGCGTGATCGGCAAGCTCGATGCCGACGCGCCCCACGAGGTATTGCTGGTGCTGGACGCCGGTACCGGCCAGAACGCCATCAGCCAGGCCAAACAATTCCACCAGACGGTCCAACTGACCGGCCTGGCATTGACTAAGCTCGACGGCACGGCCAAGGGCGGTGTGATCTTCGCCCTGGCGAAGCAGTTCGGGTTGCCGATTCGTTACATCGGCGTCGGTGAAGGCATCGACGACCTGCGCACTTTTGAAGCCGAACCCTTTGTACAGGCACTGTTTGCCGAGCGGGAGCGTTCATGA
- a CDS encoding pitrilysin family protein — MNALARRAAGLLLSTVCLPLSALAADPQPTHEFTLDNGLKVVVREDHRAPVVVSQVWYKVGSSYETPGQTGLSHALEHMMFKGSAKVGPGEASLILRDLGAEENAFTSDDYTAYYQVLARDRLGVAFELEADRMASLRLPADEFSREIEVIKEERRMRTDDNPMSKAYERFKAMAYPASGYHTPTIGWMADLDRMKVEELRHWYQSWYVPNNATLVVVGDVTPDEVKTLAQRYFGPIPKRDVPPAKIPLELAEPGERLLTMHVQTKLPSVILGFNVPSLATAEDKRSVNALRLISALLDGGYSARISTQLERGEELVSGGSSSYDAYTRGDSLFTLTATPNLQKKKTVAQAEAGLWRLLDELKAKPPSAEELERIRAQVIAGVVYQRDSITSQATAIGSLETVGLSWKLMDTELAELQSVTAEDIQKAARTYFTRERLSVAHVLPEETAHE, encoded by the coding sequence ATGAATGCTCTAGCCCGCCGCGCCGCAGGCCTGCTGCTCAGCACAGTTTGTCTGCCCCTTTCAGCTTTGGCTGCCGACCCACAACCCACCCACGAATTCACCCTGGACAACGGCCTCAAGGTCGTCGTGCGCGAAGACCATCGCGCCCCGGTGGTGGTTTCCCAGGTCTGGTACAAGGTTGGCTCCAGCTACGAAACCCCGGGCCAGACCGGTTTGTCCCACGCCCTGGAACACATGATGTTCAAGGGCAGCGCCAAGGTCGGCCCCGGCGAGGCTTCGTTGATCCTGCGTGACCTGGGCGCCGAAGAAAACGCCTTCACCAGCGACGACTACACCGCCTACTACCAAGTGCTGGCCCGTGACCGCCTGGGCGTCGCCTTCGAGCTGGAAGCCGACCGCATGGCCAGCCTGCGCTTGCCGGCCGACGAGTTCAGCCGCGAGATCGAGGTGATCAAGGAAGAGCGCCGGATGCGCACCGACGACAACCCGATGTCCAAGGCCTATGAGCGCTTCAAGGCCATGGCCTACCCGGCCAGCGGCTACCACACGCCGACCATCGGCTGGATGGCCGACCTGGACCGCATGAAGGTTGAAGAACTGCGCCACTGGTACCAATCCTGGTACGTGCCGAACAACGCCACCCTGGTAGTGGTGGGCGACGTAACCCCGGATGAAGTCAAAACCCTGGCCCAGCGCTATTTCGGCCCGATCCCCAAGCGCGACGTCCCCCCGGCGAAAATCCCGCTGGAGCTGGCCGAGCCCGGTGAACGCCTGCTGACTATGCATGTACAGACCAAACTGCCGAGCGTGATCCTTGGTTTCAACGTGCCGAGCCTGGCCACCGCTGAAGACAAACGCTCGGTCAACGCCCTGCGCCTGATCTCGGCCCTGCTGGACGGCGGCTACAGCGCGCGCATCTCGACACAACTGGAGCGCGGCGAAGAGCTGGTGTCCGGCGGCTCGTCGAGCTACGACGCCTACACCCGCGGTGACAGCCTGTTCACCCTGACTGCCACACCGAACCTGCAAAAGAAAAAGACCGTGGCCCAGGCTGAAGCCGGCCTTTGGCGCCTGCTGGATGAGCTGAAGGCCAAGCCACCGAGCGCTGAAGAACTGGAGCGTATCCGCGCCCAGGTCATCGCCGGCGTGGTTTACCAGCGCGACTCGATCACCAGCCAGGCCACTGCCATCGGCTCCCTGGAGACGGTGGGCCTGTCCTGGAAACTCATGGACACCGAGCTGGCCGAGCTGCAAAGCGTCACCGCCGAAGATATCCAGAAAGCTGCACGCACCTATTTCACCCGCGAACGTCTCAGCGTCGCCCATGTCTTGCCTGAGGAGACCGCTCATGAGTGA
- a CDS encoding pitrilysin family protein: MSERKNNRLVLPGLIVVTLAAACAVYLLRPSESVASQALEQAKSANKLQSLAELDDKAPTNRKLDVQTWTTAEGAKVLFVEAHELPMFDMRILFAAGSSQDGATPGLALLTNAMLNEGVPGKDVSQIAAGFDGLGADFSNGAYRDMALVSLRSLSASDKRDAALSLFDDVIGKPTFPADSLARIKNQLLAGFEYQKQNPGKLASIELFKQLYGDHPYAHPSEGNAESVPKVTLAQLKDFHAKAYAAGNAVISVVGDLTRAEAEAMTAKVSASLPKGPALAKIAQPVEPKAGTTHIEFPSKQTTLLLAQLGIDRADPDYAALSLGNQILGGGGFGTRLMSEVREKRGLTYGVYSGFSPMQVRGPFMINLQTRAEMSAGTLRLVQDVLADYLKTGPTQKELDDAKRELAGSFPLSTASNADIVGQLGAMGFYNLPLSYLEDFMKQSQALTVDQVKAALNKHLSADKMVIVTAGPTIAQKPLPPPTDKPAEQPLGVPEH; this comes from the coding sequence ATGAGTGAACGTAAAAACAACCGCCTGGTGCTGCCCGGCCTGATCGTGGTGACTTTGGCTGCGGCCTGCGCGGTGTACTTGCTGCGCCCCAGCGAATCCGTCGCCAGCCAGGCGCTGGAGCAGGCCAAGTCCGCCAACAAGCTGCAATCCCTGGCCGAGCTGGACGACAAGGCGCCGACCAACCGCAAGCTCGACGTGCAAACCTGGACCACCGCCGAAGGCGCCAAGGTGCTGTTCGTCGAAGCCCATGAACTGCCGATGTTCGACATGCGCATCCTGTTCGCCGCCGGCAGCAGCCAGGACGGCGCAACACCAGGCCTGGCGCTGTTGACCAACGCAATGCTCAACGAAGGCGTGCCGGGCAAGGACGTCAGCCAGATTGCCGCCGGTTTCGACGGCCTGGGTGCTGATTTCAGCAATGGCGCCTACCGCGACATGGCGCTGGTTTCCCTGCGCAGCCTGAGCGCCAGCGACAAGCGTGACGCCGCCCTGTCACTGTTTGACGACGTGATCGGCAAGCCGACCTTCCCGGCAGACTCTCTGGCGCGGATCAAGAACCAGCTGCTGGCCGGCTTTGAATACCAGAAACAGAACCCCGGCAAACTGGCGAGCATCGAGCTGTTCAAGCAGCTCTATGGCGACCACCCTTACGCCCATCCGAGCGAAGGCAACGCCGAGAGCGTGCCGAAGGTGACTCTCGCGCAATTGAAGGACTTCCACGCCAAGGCCTACGCCGCCGGCAACGCAGTGATTTCTGTAGTCGGCGATCTGACCCGCGCCGAAGCCGAAGCCATGACCGCCAAGGTTTCCGCGTCCCTGCCAAAAGGCCCGGCGCTGGCGAAAATCGCCCAACCGGTCGAGCCCAAGGCTGGCACCACCCACATCGAGTTCCCGTCCAAGCAGACAACCCTGCTGCTGGCGCAACTGGGTATCGACCGTGCCGACCCGGATTACGCCGCGCTGTCCCTGGGTAACCAGATTCTCGGCGGCGGTGGCTTCGGCACCCGTTTGATGAGCGAAGTGCGCGAGAAACGCGGCCTGACCTACGGCGTATACTCCGGCTTCTCGCCGATGCAGGTACGCGGTCCGTTCATGATCAACCTGCAAACCCGCGCCGAAATGAGCGCCGGCACGCTGCGATTGGTGCAGGACGTACTCGCCGACTACCTCAAGACAGGCCCGACACAGAAAGAACTCGATGACGCCAAGCGCGAACTGGCCGGCAGCTTCCCGCTGTCCACCGCGAGCAACGCCGATATCGTCGGGCAGCTGGGCGCCATGGGTTTCTACAACCTGCCGCTGAGCTACCTGGAAGATTTCATGAAACAATCCCAGGCGCTGACCGTTGACCAGGTCAAAGCTGCTTTGAACAAACATTTGAGTGCCGACAAGATGGTCATCGTGACCGCCGGCCCGACGATTGCGCAAAAGCCACTACCGCCCCCCACTGATAAACCCGCCGAGCAACCGCTCGGGGTTCCGGAGCATTAA
- the rsmD gene encoding 16S rRNA (guanine(966)-N(2))-methyltransferase RsmD produces the protein MARPSRPKKPVHNVHNGVGQLRIIGGEWGSRKLSFPDVVGLRPTPDRVRETLFNWLAPYIAGAKVLDPFAGSGALFLESLSRGAALGQALDASNVAVASLKEHLGTLRCTTGQVQTADALRYLETQEAREFDVVFLDPPFNQNLLPTVCALLEERQWLAPDAWIYTESETAPSTLGLPGTWRLHREQKSGRVYYALWQRTV, from the coding sequence ATGGCCCGTCCATCCCGTCCCAAAAAACCTGTCCACAACGTTCACAACGGTGTGGGCCAACTGCGCATCATCGGCGGAGAGTGGGGCAGCCGTAAGCTGAGCTTCCCTGATGTCGTGGGCCTGCGCCCGACGCCAGACCGCGTGCGTGAAACCCTGTTCAACTGGCTCGCGCCGTATATCGCCGGGGCCAAGGTGCTGGACCCGTTCGCGGGTAGCGGCGCGCTGTTCCTGGAGTCGCTGTCCCGTGGCGCGGCGCTGGGCCAGGCGCTGGATGCCAGCAATGTGGCGGTCGCCAGCCTCAAGGAACACCTGGGCACCCTGCGTTGCACCACCGGGCAAGTGCAGACGGCTGATGCGTTGCGCTACCTGGAAACCCAGGAAGCCCGTGAGTTTGACGTGGTGTTTCTTGATCCGCCGTTCAACCAGAACCTGCTGCCGACTGTATGTGCGCTGCTGGAAGAGCGTCAGTGGTTGGCGCCGGATGCCTGGATCTACACTGAAAGCGAGACGGCACCGTCCACACTCGGCCTGCCGGGCACGTGGCGCCTGCACCGCGAGCAGAAATCCGGGCGGGTGTATTACGCGTTGTGGCAACGCACCGTGTAG
- a CDS encoding hydrolase, translating into MTPPLDRFSPAFGLGNPHLQTLWGPLWRKTTHIERQRERLWLADGDFLDLDWHGPHDATTPLVLVLHGLTGSSNSPYVAGLQKALATQGWASVALNWRGCSGEPNLLARSYHSGASEDLAETIAHLRAKRPLAPLYAVGYSLGGNVLLKHLGETGEASGLQGAAAVSVPFRLDQCADRIGLGFSRVYQKHFMREMLAYIRVKQSRFLKDGREAGLKTLADLGSLEKMRTFWDFDGRVTAPLHGFLSAEDYYRRASSRYYLGGIRTPTLIIQAADDPFVFAHSLPEASELSDCTEFELLAKGGHVGFVDGSLKQPTYYLERRIPEWLLTQRR; encoded by the coding sequence ATGACTCCGCCCCTCGACCGCTTCTCCCCCGCCTTCGGCCTCGGCAACCCGCACCTGCAAACGCTGTGGGGACCGCTGTGGCGCAAAACCACCCACATCGAACGCCAGCGCGAACGGCTGTGGCTGGCAGACGGCGACTTTCTCGACCTCGACTGGCACGGGCCCCATGACGCAACCACCCCGCTGGTGCTGGTGCTGCACGGGCTGACCGGCTCGTCCAACTCCCCTTACGTCGCCGGCCTGCAAAAAGCCCTCGCAACCCAAGGCTGGGCCAGCGTCGCGCTGAACTGGCGTGGCTGCTCCGGCGAACCCAACCTGCTCGCCCGCAGCTACCATTCCGGCGCCAGTGAAGACCTGGCCGAAACCATCGCTCACCTGCGGGCCAAGCGCCCGTTGGCGCCGCTGTATGCGGTGGGGTATTCACTGGGCGGCAATGTGCTGCTCAAGCACTTGGGTGAAACCGGTGAAGCCTCCGGGCTGCAAGGCGCGGCCGCCGTGTCGGTACCGTTTCGCCTGGATCAGTGCGCCGATCGCATTGGCCTGGGCTTTTCTCGGGTTTATCAGAAGCATTTCATGCGCGAAATGCTGGCCTATATCCGCGTCAAACAAAGCCGGTTTCTCAAGGATGGCCGCGAGGCAGGCCTGAAAACCCTCGCCGACCTGGGCTCGCTGGAGAAGATGCGCACGTTCTGGGACTTTGACGGCCGCGTCACCGCGCCGCTGCACGGGTTCCTCAGTGCCGAGGACTACTACCGCCGCGCCTCCAGCCGCTACTACCTCGGGGGCATTCGCACACCAACCCTGATCATCCAGGCCGCGGACGACCCGTTCGTGTTCGCCCACAGCCTGCCCGAGGCCAGCGAACTGTCGGATTGCACCGAGTTCGAACTGCTGGCCAAGGGCGGGCATGTGGGGTTTGTGGACGGCTCACTGAAGCAGCCAACTTACTACCTGGAACGGCGAATCCCGGAGTGGCTACTGACACAACGCCGATAA
- a CDS encoding sulfurtransferase encodes MPLAQLISPQQLAERQKSGGLVILDCRFALEDPDYGLCSYAEGHIEGAQYADLERHLSGPIIKGVTGRHPLPAPDAFIRQLRAWGVNADSDIVLYDDGPGAYAARAWWLLAWLGKRDGVFILDGGLKAWHAAGFPLSLDAPVIEPGTFSGTPDNHLQLDAEHLQKRLGQPGLTLIDARAQPRFRGEVEPIDPVAGHIPGAQCAAFNENLGSDGRFLPADQLKQRFAAKLQGRSPDDLVAYCGSGVTACHNLFALCLAGYPLGKLYAGSWSEWITDPKREVATGD; translated from the coding sequence ATGCCGCTTGCCCAACTGATCAGCCCCCAGCAACTGGCCGAGCGCCAGAAGTCCGGCGGGCTGGTAATCCTCGATTGCCGCTTTGCCCTGGAAGACCCGGACTACGGCCTGTGCAGCTACGCCGAAGGGCATATCGAAGGGGCGCAGTATGCCGATCTGGAGCGCCACCTCAGCGGGCCGATAATCAAGGGCGTGACCGGTCGCCATCCGTTGCCGGCGCCGGATGCGTTTATCCGGCAACTGCGGGCATGGGGCGTTAACGCCGACAGCGATATCGTTTTGTATGACGACGGCCCGGGTGCCTATGCCGCCCGTGCCTGGTGGCTGCTGGCCTGGCTGGGCAAGCGCGACGGCGTGTTCATCCTCGATGGCGGCCTGAAAGCCTGGCACGCGGCGGGCTTCCCGTTGAGCCTGGATGCGCCGGTGATCGAGCCCGGCACCTTCAGCGGCACGCCGGACAACCACTTGCAACTGGACGCCGAACACCTGCAGAAACGCCTTGGCCAGCCCGGCCTGACCCTGATCGACGCCCGCGCCCAGCCGCGTTTTCGTGGTGAAGTGGAGCCGATCGACCCGGTTGCCGGGCATATCCCCGGCGCGCAATGTGCCGCATTCAATGAAAACCTGGGCAGCGACGGCCGTTTCCTGCCGGCGGACCAGCTCAAGCAACGCTTCGCCGCCAAGCTGCAAGGCCGCTCGCCGGATGACCTGGTGGCCTACTGCGGCTCCGGCGTGACTGCCTGCCACAACCTGTTTGCGCTGTGCCTGGCGGGTTACCCGTTGGGCAAGTTGTACGCGGGGTCGTGGAGCGAGTGGATCACTGATCCAAAGCGGGAAGTTGCAACAGGCGACTGA
- a CDS encoding TetR/AcrR family transcriptional regulator — translation MAPRVKTSERIVQTSLELFNQQGERSVSTNHIAAHMEISPGNLYYHFPNKQAIIAVLFREYEALVDSFLRPPQGRAVTVEDKRFYLQAVLAGMWRYRFLHRDLEHLLESDPELATGYRRFSQRCLIQGAAIYQGFVDAGILNMDPVQTEALTLNAWIILTSWVRFLCTTNEKSTHLSAEAIKRGVYQVLVLEAGFITPKAKDAVDALFKEFYVPLNQALEEVK, via the coding sequence ATGGCACCACGAGTAAAGACCAGCGAGCGCATTGTGCAAACCAGCCTGGAGCTGTTTAACCAGCAGGGCGAGCGCAGTGTCAGCACCAACCATATCGCCGCCCATATGGAAATTTCCCCGGGCAACCTGTACTACCACTTCCCCAACAAGCAGGCGATTATCGCGGTGCTGTTTCGTGAGTACGAAGCGTTGGTGGACAGTTTCCTGCGCCCGCCCCAGGGCCGTGCGGTGACCGTGGAAGACAAGCGCTTCTACCTGCAGGCGGTGCTGGCCGGCATGTGGCGCTACCGCTTCCTGCACCGTGACCTCGAACACCTGCTGGAAAGCGACCCGGAGCTGGCCACCGGCTACCGGCGGTTCTCCCAGCGCTGCCTGATCCAGGGCGCAGCCATCTACCAGGGGTTTGTCGATGCCGGCATCCTGAACATGGACCCGGTGCAAACCGAAGCCCTGACCCTCAACGCCTGGATCATCCTCACCTCATGGGTGCGCTTCCTGTGCACCACCAATGAAAAGTCCACGCACCTGAGCGCTGAGGCGATCAAGCGCGGGGTGTATCAGGTGCTGGTGCTGGAAGCCGGGTTTATCACCCCCAAGGCCAAGGACGCGGTGGATGCACTGTTCAAAGAGTTTTACGTGCCGTTGAATCAGGCGCTGGAAGAAGTGAAGTAG
- a CDS encoding coniferyl aldehyde dehydrogenase: MSANVAYLQDSQALDQLQELFDAQRQAYAANPMPPATQRQQWLKALRELLSDERQALINAISSDFSHRSADETLFAELMPSLHGIHYASKHLKGWMKPSRRAVGIAFQPASAKVIYQPLGVVGVIVPWNYPLYLAIGPLVGALAAGNRVMLKLSESTPATGQLLKALLAKIFPEDLVCVVLGEAEVGMAFSKLRFDHLLFTGATSIGKHVMRAAAEHLTPVTLELGGKSPAIVSADVPLKDAAERIAFGKALNAGQTCVAPDYVLVPEDRVDGFVEAYSKAVRGFYPTLADNPDYTAIINERQLARLNGYVKDATDKGATLVPLYDQGQDRRMAHSLLLNVSDEMTVMQDEIFGPVLPIVPYRGLDQAFAYINQRPRPLALYYFGYNKAEQNRVLHETHSGGVCLNDTLLHVAQDDMPFGGIGPSGMGHYHGHEGFLTFSKAKGVLIKQRLNAAKLIYPPYGKSIQKLIQKLFVR, encoded by the coding sequence ATGTCTGCCAACGTTGCCTACCTGCAAGATTCCCAGGCGCTGGACCAGCTCCAGGAACTGTTCGACGCCCAGCGCCAAGCCTACGCCGCCAACCCGATGCCGCCGGCCACCCAGCGCCAGCAATGGCTCAAGGCCTTACGCGAGCTGCTGAGTGACGAACGCCAGGCGCTGATCAACGCCATCAGCAGTGATTTCAGCCACCGCAGCGCCGACGAAACCCTGTTCGCCGAACTGATGCCCAGCCTGCATGGCATTCACTACGCCAGCAAACACCTCAAGGGTTGGATGAAACCTTCCCGCCGCGCTGTAGGCATTGCCTTCCAGCCCGCGTCCGCCAAGGTCATCTATCAACCCCTGGGTGTGGTCGGGGTGATCGTGCCCTGGAACTACCCGTTGTACCTGGCCATCGGCCCGCTGGTGGGTGCATTGGCGGCCGGCAACCGGGTGATGCTCAAGCTCAGCGAATCCACCCCCGCCACCGGCCAGTTGCTCAAGGCGCTGCTGGCGAAGATCTTCCCCGAGGACCTGGTGTGCGTGGTGCTCGGCGAGGCTGAAGTGGGCATGGCGTTTTCCAAGCTGCGCTTCGACCACCTGCTGTTCACCGGCGCCACCAGCATCGGCAAGCACGTGATGCGCGCGGCGGCCGAACACCTGACGCCGGTCACCCTGGAACTGGGCGGCAAATCACCGGCGATTGTTTCCGCCGACGTGCCGCTCAAGGACGCCGCCGAACGCATCGCCTTCGGCAAGGCGCTGAATGCCGGGCAAACCTGCGTGGCGCCGGACTATGTGCTGGTGCCGGAAGACCGTGTAGACGGCTTCGTCGAGGCCTACAGCAAGGCGGTTCGCGGGTTCTATCCGACCCTGGCCGACAACCCGGACTACACCGCCATCATCAACGAACGACAGTTGGCCCGGCTCAACGGCTACGTGAAAGACGCCACCGACAAGGGTGCCACCCTGGTCCCGCTGTACGACCAGGGCCAGGACCGCCGCATGGCCCACAGCCTGCTGCTGAATGTCAGCGACGAGATGACCGTGATGCAGGACGAAATCTTCGGCCCGGTGCTGCCGATCGTGCCGTATCGCGGCCTCGACCAGGCCTTTGCCTACATCAATCAGCGCCCTCGCCCACTGGCGCTGTATTACTTCGGCTACAACAAGGCGGAACAGAACCGCGTACTGCACGAAACCCATTCCGGCGGCGTGTGCCTGAACGACACGTTGCTGCACGTAGCCCAGGACGACATGCCCTTCGGCGGCATCGGCCCGTCGGGCATGGGCCATTACCACGGCCATGAAGGTTTCCTGACGTTCAGCAAGGCCAAGGGCGTGCTGATCAAGCAACGCCTGAACGCGGCCAAGCTGATTTACCCGCCCTATGGCAAATCCATCCAGAAGTTGATCCAGAAGCTGTTCGTCCGCTAA